Proteins from a genomic interval of Clostridium scatologenes:
- a CDS encoding GH25 family lysozyme, with product MKGIDIYEGDNIQDWNDVKNAGIEVVIQKASQGTSHVDSLLQYRYPRIKDAGLKIGFYHFAQYNSTNPIAEAQHFLSTIAGLESDTVLWLDIEIDDKWDKQVAINYANTFIDYVRNQGHEIGIYTGDNFFHAYLENNIPSIPLWIASYGRQPNLYPDNASWQYTDQGQLNGIVGNVDLDYFIDNIFIGQETNRKKKIAPKYDETIPESIIYYQIPNMPFYFEKREDKGMGIHLDRGNYITINKGSISAYVNDNNGYGDSNVLIDVKENNFLTSKYDESVPDGNNYYQIPGTNFYFENREDGGLSIHMDRGNYITIRKGEIEIICNDNKGHYYYRTLIKANKTSPVKYEESIPKGINYYQIPNMNFYIEKRTDGGMGIHLDRGNYITINKGSISVFVNDNNGNNNIKKIL from the coding sequence ATGAAAGGCATAGATATTTATGAAGGTGATAATATCCAGGACTGGAATGATGTTAAAAATGCAGGTATAGAGGTTGTAATACAAAAGGCTTCCCAAGGTACAAGCCATGTAGATAGTTTATTACAATATAGATATCCAAGAATAAAAGATGCTGGTCTTAAGATAGGGTTTTATCATTTTGCACAATATAATTCAACAAATCCTATTGCAGAAGCCCAACATTTTTTATCAACTATTGCTGGATTAGAGAGTGATACAGTTTTGTGGTTAGATATAGAAATTGATGATAAATGGGATAAACAAGTTGCTATTAATTACGCTAACACATTTATTGATTATGTAAGAAATCAAGGTCATGAAATTGGTATATATACAGGTGACAACTTTTTTCATGCATATCTTGAAAACAATATACCTAGTATACCTTTATGGATTGCAAGTTATGGTAGGCAGCCAAACTTATATCCAGACAATGCTTCATGGCAATATACAGATCAAGGGCAACTAAATGGAATAGTTGGAAATGTGGACTTAGATTATTTTATAGATAATATTTTTATTGGACAGGAAACTAATCGAAAAAAGAAAATTGCCCCTAAATATGATGAAACTATTCCCGAAAGTATTATATATTATCAAATTCCTAATATGCCATTTTACTTTGAGAAACGCGAGGATAAAGGGATGGGGATACATTTAGATAGGGGCAATTATATAACTATAAATAAAGGTTCTATAAGTGCTTATGTGAATGATAATAATGGGTATGGTGATTCTAATGTATTAATCGACGTAAAAGAAAATAATTTTCTTACTTCTAAATATGATGAATCTGTTCCCGATGGAAATAATTATTATCAAATACCAGGAACAAATTTTTATTTTGAAAACAGAGAAGATGGTGGACTTTCAATTCATATGGATAGAGGAAATTATATAACTATAAGAAAAGGTGAAATTGAAATAATCTGTAATGATAATAAAGGTCATTATTATTATAGAACTTTAATAAAAGCCAATAAAACTTCACCTGTTAAGTATGAAGAGAGTATACCAAAAGGGATAAATTATTATCAAATTCCTAATATGAACTTTTATATAGAAAAAAGAACAGATGGTGGTATGGGAATACATTTAGATAGAGGCAATTATATAACTATAAATAAAGGTTCTATAAGTGTTTTTGTAAATGACAATAATGGTAATAATAATATAAAAAAGATATTATAA
- a CDS encoding M20 family metallopeptidase codes for MDCIEITKELIKIDSSNLKGANKAINFCKDILTSNELKPEIIENNGFKTLTCNIGSGNKKIILNGHLDVVPGTPDQFIPYMENGKLYGRGSADMKAGAAAMLNTILNLKDKNLPCKIELQLVTDEETGGFNCSEYLSNNGFTADFVICGEPTQLGIGIQAKGILQVYLELAGKSAHGSRPWLGDNAIIKAYEAFKLIENLPFAKEKSKLYDHPSINLSKIEGGDVYNKVPDYCKMYLDIRFLPEQNSQEIIRQIEETTGTHVNIHSIGDAVKTKFDDIYVKKLEKSISKISNNKPEVFGQHGSADTRFYSKHNIPAVEFGPSGQNWHGKDEFLIVDSLYAYEKMLMDFILNLDSI; via the coding sequence ATGGATTGCATAGAAATTACAAAGGAACTTATAAAAATTGATAGTTCAAATTTAAAAGGAGCAAATAAAGCTATAAATTTTTGTAAAGATATATTAACATCTAATGAACTAAAGCCTGAAATAATAGAAAATAACGGATTTAAAACTTTAACATGCAATATTGGTTCTGGAAATAAAAAGATTATATTAAATGGTCATTTAGATGTCGTTCCTGGAACTCCTGATCAATTTATACCTTATATGGAAAATGGTAAGCTCTATGGCAGAGGTAGTGCTGATATGAAAGCTGGCGCTGCTGCTATGCTTAACACAATTTTGAATCTTAAGGATAAAAATCTGCCTTGTAAAATTGAACTACAACTAGTTACAGATGAGGAAACTGGTGGCTTTAACTGCTCAGAATATTTATCTAATAATGGTTTTACAGCGGATTTTGTTATATGTGGTGAGCCTACTCAATTAGGTATTGGCATACAAGCTAAAGGCATATTACAAGTTTATTTAGAACTTGCAGGAAAATCCGCTCACGGAAGTAGACCATGGCTTGGTGATAACGCTATAATAAAAGCTTATGAAGCCTTTAAATTAATTGAGAATCTACCTTTTGCTAAAGAAAAATCAAAACTTTATGATCATCCTTCCATTAACTTATCAAAAATTGAAGGTGGAGATGTTTACAATAAAGTACCTGATTACTGCAAAATGTATCTTGACATAAGATTCCTTCCTGAACAAAACTCTCAAGAAATAATAAGACAAATTGAAGAAACTACTGGAACCCATGTAAATATTCATTCAATAGGAGATGCTGTAAAAACCAAATTTGATGATATATATGTAAAGAAATTAGAAAAATCAATTTCGAAAATATCTAATAATAAACCCGAAGTGTTTGGCCAACATGGCTCAGCTGATACTAGATTTTATTCTAAGCATAATATACCTGCTGTAGAATTTGGACCTTCAGGACAAAATTGGCATGGCAAAGATGAATTCTTAATAGTGGACTCTCTCTATGCATATGAGAAAATGCTTATGGACTTTATCTTGAATTTAGACTCTATTTAA